The DNA sequence cataccccctcagtaatggtggttttgcaacagcttcgctggacatccactttcacagggccgGGATGGTGAGTCAATTTACTTTATGCTCTGCATTGTGTTAGGAAATTTAGCAACGTGACAGAATAACAAGAGTCACGTTTGAAATACCCTTGAAGAGCAATAAGTATATAATTATTATTTTCCACTTATAAGAAATGACTACAGGAATTGGTTTTACCCACCTCtcgcacaaagaaattgaaagttgaaaatgcgaagcacTGCTTTTTTTTACTTACCAGTGCACATGCccagaggctgcaaggttaatccgcaTTCGTTCGTCGTCTCGGAGCACACTGTGCTCTCGTCCAGCAATGAATTTTCCCGCTAGCTAGCACAGTTTTTCCAAGGAACAAATCATATGCAGCCAGACTTAGCAGATCACCAACAATGGAAGCTGCGCAGCCATTATGCTAGTGAAACGTCACAGATGATAAAATTAACTGTCTTTAAGCATGTTCACTTGGTGGTGGCTATCGAATGTTGGATGCATAAACTTGCCAAGATTTTCTTGTTATCAAAAGAAAACTTCTTTAAAGTGAACCTGCATGATGCTGCTCAAAGGAAACAACCACCCTGTTCACAAATATTACTGCCATACAATTTAAATCAATAAACAGCCGGACTGCAATCAACACCAATGGGCTGCTGCTTGTCGcacgtcagtgaggtctcaaaacctttattcagGTAATGAAagctcaatttaaaaaaaaaaacaaataaaattttaaagataTAAATTTGCCTGCAAAACCTACTGTCAGCGCTTCCAGTGAGTGGCAGATAGTTTGCGAAGTTCTTCCAAAGGGTCCTCGCCCCTAGCGCACCTAGTCTTCACAGCCTTCTCGACTGCCTCCAGCTGGCGATACAGCTTCAAGTTCCGATACTTGTCGCTCAACTGTGTGCCTGTCCTCCCAAGGAAGCCACCTTCGTTCAGTATACGCACCCAATTCCCTTTGCCGAACTTCAGAACGCCAGCCACAAGCGCCTCCTCTTCAAGCGGCGTGAAGGGCACTCTCCGCCGCTTCTGCTTGAACGTGTTTGGAACACTTTCTTGTGTTTCATCTGACTCAGTATCTGAACTCCATCTTCCCAGTGCAGAGCGACGCGCTCCTGATGCAGATGGTCTGTCGGCGCTGCTGCAAGCTGTCTTCAGCGAGCTGGTAGCCTCTCGAGCCTCTGTTTGATGCTGGAATGGCTCCAGAGAGTTATCGTCCGAAGATGGAGCTGCACTGGCCCTTTCGGGACCCCTGACTGACAGAAAAGCTCTTCGTGGCTCCTGCCGCTGGCTCACAGAGCTTCGCTCGCCATGTAGCGGCTCCACTGCTATTGGTGacgttgcttgctgctgcttgtacAGGGCACGCAGTTTCTTCAGGGGATTCACTCCAGCATTCAGCATGTCCTTCACTCGTCTCTTGACATTTGGAAGATGGCCATACTTTTCCAAATTCCTATACTTGTCGTGGAGATCGGTTGTGTGGCGCCCGTCGAACCAGCCATCGTCCCTGATTTCCTTCCAGCTTCCTTGGCCATACTTCATAACACCGTATACGAGTGCCTCTTCTTGCAGAGCTGTGAACCGCACCCTGCGCTTCTTCAGCGGCGGCAGAGTGTCGGGACTGACTGACCGAATGATGTGCCTTTCAGCACCACCCGGTGAATCCTGCGAGCCCGAGCCTCTGGCCTCGGACAATCGAGGCTCTACCAAATTTCCGACACCTAGGAGTGATGGCTCACGGCATGGCACTTGCGAAGTCTTTTCAGACTCGGTAGGAGCTGGTAGCAAATGTTTGTCTGTAGGCAAGTCAGCAGTTTTCTTTTGCACAATATTTGAAAATCTGACACTTATGCACTTCTTAAACGTGACATCAGAGGATTTTTGCAATGTGCTTGGCAGTGTTTTCTGACATCCACTTAGCATCGATTCAAGCAGCGATGGCGAATGCTCATCTTGGTCAGACAGCTGGGAATCATTTTGCCGGGGCTGCTGGTGAAGTGCAGGTTCTTCTATGTCCGTTGCATCGCTTTTGAAGTCAGCAGTATCTTGCAATCGACGTGAATGGACCAAGGGCTGTTTCTGGGATTGCCCAGGGCCAGAGGTACGGGCAGCGTGCACTGGCGCTGGCCGTTCTGTCACTTGCGAGCAGCATCCAACATCTTTGGATCTCTGTGCCATTCTGTTGTGGACAGGTGATGGACGCCGATGAGAAGTGAAGGCAGAGATTTCCTCTGCGGTTAGCTTGTCCAGTTCAACAACAAGATTGCACACAGGAGCAACGATCACAGTGTCACAAGGCAAAGCTGCACAAACCTTTGTTGTTAAGGCTTCCTGAACCCTTGAAAATTGAGGACTGTAACTATGTggctttccattttttttatgcCCTGTGTAGAGGTGAGGGTCCACAGAAGTGGTGGAACCTTTATTTTCAGCAGCCGATGCATGCACCTCCGATGAAATGATGTCCTGTTGCTTTACATTTGTCTTTCCAAAGGACAAGACTTCATCTCCTTTCTTTAATGACAATTTTTCATTGGCTTGCTGCGGCGCCAGAAGGAATGGAAGCCCAAGATTTAAGATATCGAGTGCGTCGCTTCTGGGAAACCCTGGCAGACGAAACTGGGAACCTGCTTCATTAATGGCCATAACCGCATCACAGCCACGGTGCCTGTGCTTGCTTCTTAACTTTGAAACCAACTGTTCGTTTGTGATACTCTTGCGTTGTTGCATGATGCACATTGGAACAGGGCCCACGTCGGGAGTACCATGCTGCTTGTTCACCCTACAATGGCACACAAGAGAAAACATAAGTAAAAAAGAACAGAGGTTTATCACATGGGTACTCAGTATCTAGAACAAGTAAGCAAAATATAAGAATGACCTTGCTGCCAAAGCATTTTCAGAATGTGTATTTAAAATCGCTTCTGTGTACTTCACAATTACGTGTAACTAGAAAAAAGTGGAACATGCAGTGCTAATGCCACAAATGCCCAACTGCACATGGTTTTGGAGTCAATAAAAGCAGTTAAAACTTTCTCATTGCTTCACGGTCTGGCAGCTGCCAGTCTGACCATGGCAGGTGCCTGAAACAAGGGATGAcaatttaataaataaaaatggGAGGGTATTAATGTCCCAAAACTGCACAGTGGGCATGAGGAATGCCGTAGTGGCCCTGGGACTCCAATTTATTgtgaccaccagaggatctttaacatgcacacAAAGTGCactacacaagcatttttgcattctgcccccgcCAGACCTGACAGTGGACCTTTTTCCAGTAAACAACCCTAATGGCTGTCTCCCCTTAAACAAAATTTGGCAGGCAAGAAGCGAACACCCCCATCCCTTCTCACCTCatttgtaagagttgaggaggatgtcgggatgaaaaacttggaaggttgatttacattatttacagtgagagtcaattaacagtcttaaagtcattacaggccggcagcaactcggatgctgcgggccgtggcaagaagctcaaaagaaatgaatcaaggaatgctctaggaatgctctctgcTGCTCCCgatctgtgtcttttaagcccttcggtgtctcgaatacacgtcacgttcggccaatgggagagcccgctcaggtgacgctattttcggccaatcggcgagcccgctcgtgtgtcgtcattttcggccaatggtcgGCACCCGTGcaatggtgtcacacccggcggagagggttgCTGCTTGGtcccccaattgtccgagggcttacttctccctgcggtcttgccttgctgacttgcaatgcgccatcacaataggcggatgggggcgacgctgccaggttttcacggtgcattacagccgtcttgctttgGGACCCACTTTGcctgcaacagtgccaggctctcgcttcacttttgggaagagtcaagcagtgaaaagctccacctgcggcatacgaggtgggggacgccaacttgtttgcacgtgccgcgcctcgggaatgtggtatccgtgcaactgcgctccttaattagctgtgttgcgattcgatgtggtctggtgaacttgaagtaggctcaggaaaaggtaccgcatctaacagctcgtcctcgccccggaagttcggaatggccggtgaaatcaattcgctggccatgaggaacgctgaaagaacctgcagagtactggtgtcgagcctcgtttgacgaacttcgggattcTGGGCCCTGGAGAatgtacgtcaaacaaacaaaacaacacagcgctgcaacACGTgtgcgcaggctcttcacccctgactcgccaggttATTACtcagtcaaaatgaaccctgatcttttatttccccaattttgacaaagcagttccaaccacctttccaaatcgctatccatttctccccgaatgctgacaagaccagagtgtcattgttgtagcaaaacaatgggtcgttgccgttgcaaacaaacaatgaaaacagtcgaacataacttaagtggcctaactacacgaacagcatgtttccaaccctaacgcagtggcgtacttatcgcacgtattggtgccactgaacagtctggtcaacttcacaagtacgtaatcacaagcgcgctagccttgtggtcactaatcAGAAAACCTATctgcgtcgtaggcaaactttttattacgcttactcacgtttcttcctttagtccctacagggCACGTAACTTACGCGAGCAATTAAACTTGCGGGGCTTAAGCACTCCGCAGAAACCTTAAAAAAATGTGTCtcctaataactcgttccacgcatgCTTATTAGATAAGTCAGAaaacggctgccctcaacacaaacgagcaacccagtcataaatctgcttccttccgtccacacaggacacgcgctaatggaactgaGAACACTTCACGGTGCGaatgatgcacttactgaaaacctacgcggttaacctcagaaaatttttttaaaaaacgcttataaaagaaagaaggttaactaaaacacgcGCGCTACGATAGGcttctcaccgataaccttgacactcaggttaatcacacacaaaaaaaagaaagcctatctacttattaatgaacacctcgcgatacatgtttacaaaaaaacgcgtctttcaaatctcgagcttctcaaacaaaacataaacagaactcataccttacatattgaaagaaacttaaatcgcgaaaGTTATCAGAGTGCTCAAAATAAAAAGcaaaacacttcatttctacggaagcgctcttggcctccctttccaaacgtttacgtctgactcatacttttgagccgtactcgaggtggtcgcggtccgaaagctactctggctaccgaggaacaacaaaagggctgactcactatcagcacCCCCAAGACAttacagtcccctgccaatttgtgTCCTGGCGCTCCGCTTTCATCACGACCTCAactgaccgcgtcgctactccccacctggtctcgtcttgccaccttgtgcttctttgtactacacgctgagcttcgaaaagaacgacggaacgacgaggaatttaactgccccgtgccctttttccgcgtccgtgcagaacatgcttctcggtctctatttgaccggtggctcgaataTTTTGGAAGGGTCAATATcatcaacgacgaccgcaccctTCTTCGCGCCCGTCGCCGtttttggcttcgctacattagccaccaCATTCCGATcattacggcgcttctttctgcggcgctttctcttggaATTCTCTTTCATGCCAGCttctcgtgcctcgtgctggccgttacacctctcatcggcccggatcggtttcttacccgcacagtccgattgattttcatttaaatcaacactctctctgcctcaactggcggacagctcaaccgactcttgaACAATGCAGTAGGCTTTACTCaagttatgcaactcgcactcttgcgaactgccctctactgcattgcccagctcatgctgtgcatcggcacacagcccgtcagtatcgatcgctgtctcacgcgcacagtccgaatgattaataactgaatcatccctatctaggctgtctagactggcggagagctgcaccggtccctgaacaatgcagttgtcttctcttgagctacgtagctcgcaatcctgagaactaccctcaactgcaccgtccagctggcacttcagttcggcacgcagatctgacttgacatgggtgctcgcgtctttcgggtcagcagtaccctgtacttcgctaacgacctcgataccatgagatgcgacgcacacgcgtggtaactgtgccaatttgttcgcagttggcctagctgtctctacagtcctctgttggcacagcacctcgtcgctctcactctggcctttattggcctctgttgccactaaggcatcgttagcagctagccttttCCATTCACCTATGAAGGTGCCACTAAGCTCACAGGCAATACCTCTTTCGTCGGCTTTGggcgaaaatccgctagatactTGCTCATTCTTGTGCCCTGTAccgcctacagaattttcagacaaatgttgtctttgttcctttaactgctgaaaatattgtatctgtttttccaaTGCGGCTATCTAATTCTCATGCTTTTGCTCATGCTCACATTCTTGATACTCACGTTCacgttcattctcgcgttcttgaGGCTTACGCTCATTCTTatgttcacgacgctcacgctcacgTTCACGACACTCACGctcacgttcacgacgctcacgctcccgtggttcttgtatcacctcccaagcaagctcaatgcttttatcatcattgccactatctttaatcgcctttatgatagatggcgttttcatctgttcatctgcctcaactcccaaatcgtcgcacaccaacaacaagtccaacctcgtcaaccttctgagatccatggcagctgccccgactggtggttagaactgttttcctaattaatttgtgcaaacacacattgcaacaaattcccgattcctagaactattaaaatgaacacacaacatttgaagtctggcgaatcaaaaggaaaaaaaccacgcgctcacttacggttgcagcaccctgccatccggttcattggtccgctgttcccggttcctcaggactccctgggtcgaaggctcgctcttcttcactactcccagttcctcaggactactttgtacgaaggctctctcttcttccctgttccaagttcctcgggactcctttggacgaaggctctttttcgctgttccggtttcctcaggatttctctcgacgaaggttgatccgtagcgctgccaccagttgttgcatttggaggtgatcccaccgctggcaaccagttgtaagagttgaggaggactttagAATGAAAACTTGGAAGGTtgatttacattatttacagtgagagtcaattaacagtcttaaagtcattacgggccggcagcaacttggacgctgcggcccatggcatgaagctcgaaagagatgaatcaaggaatgctctaggaatgctctctgctgctcccggtctgcgtcttttaagcccttcggtgtctcaaagacacgtcacgttcggccaatgggagagcccgctcaggtgacgccattttcggccaatggcaggcgcccgtgcgatggtgtcacactcggcggagagggtcgctgcgtggtccccaattgtccgagggcttacttctccctgtggtcttgccttgctgacttgcaatgcgccgtcacaataggcggatggggggcgacgctgccaggttttcacggtgcattacagccgtcttgctttgGGACCCACTTTGcctgcaacagtgccaggctctcgcttcactttcgcgAAGaatcaagcagtgaatagctccacctgcggcatacGAGGTTGGGTACggcaacttgtttgcacgtgccgcgcctcgggaatgtggtatccgtgcttctgcgctccttaattagctgtgttgcgattcgatgtggtcggGTGAAcgcgaagtaggctcaggaaaaggtcctgTATCTAACATTATGCAGTGACCAAGTCTTTTGTGACATCCTGCACTTTTTTTCTCGCTTGTTTTGTTGAAGtagctcctcctcctcctccctgttTTAGCATGCGCACGTTTGCTCGTGTGTAGCAATAACACCTTTTCCATTTACGAACAAGAAGGTAACGTGCTGAATTTGACATGCAGGAAagcatcatttatttatttatttatttatttatttatttatttatttatttatttatttatttaagataccttAAAGGCCCATTTAAGGGCAATGAGTATGGGGGATACAATGTAAGTGTTTCTACAGGAGTAATCAATATAAATATTACAGGTAgtcacaggataaaaaaaaacaaagttcaaATATGTTTGTCCAGGGTAAGCTTGAGGCAGCGTAATCACAATAATACATTAAGACACATTAACATTAAGATAATACAAGTACAAATAACAGGGAAGGAAAGCAGGTCAAAAAATATCCTTATACAATGTTACTACAAGAAGCTTTGCAATTTTTCATGAAAGGCGCCACAATTTATTAAGCAttcaatgttatcaggaagactgTGCCATACTGTTATGACATGTTGCAGTGCTGATGCGTTAATTGACATTGTATTGCCAAAGATGTGCGTGAAACTGTGGCTATTGATAAAGCGACATGACATGCAGGCTGGTGCTTTTAGAGGCAACACATGAGAACAATTTCCACCAACGTATATATGGCAAAGGCAAAGAAGACTTATCGTGCGACAAGTTTCAAGTAGCTGGAGCAAAATATCTGCTTCACTCTTTGTTACGCTGCAAGCTCTGTcgtaaaacaagaacaaggtgacaagtccacttgttgaaacgttggctcttgctttcaccttgttctcgttttgctcatcgtcttgaatttccatctcccgcctttccCCTGTTTTCCCCTGAAGTTCTGTCATAGTTATTTCTGATGAAGCGTGCTGCTCTATTCTGAACGAATTCTAGcataaaaacaaaataattttGATGTGGAGACCGTACTGATGAAGCAAGTTCTAATTGTGGGTGAGCAAAAGTTTGGTATGCCAATTTACAAACTGTAGCAGGAGATTTACACAAGTTCCGTCGGAGATAACCCAGAGtttttgaagcttttgcgcaggtAGCTGTTATGTGTGTATTCCAGGAAAGATTTGTAAGTTCAACGCCAATGTATATACAGGACGATGTCAGAGGGGCAATGGTGTTATTTATGATGCAAGAAAAGTGGGAGTTAGAACACTTTTGCAAGAAAGACATAAATTCACATTTGTCCGAGTTAAGGGTCATCTGCCATGTAGTGCACCAGAAACTGACAAGGTTAAGGTCATTCTGTGATAATAAATGGTCGCCAGATGTTATCGTATGGTATagaatgcaatcatctgcaaaaagccttATCTGGGGTGATACGTTTTGTAGAAGGTTATTAATGAAAATTAGTGGATCAAGGACACTGCCCTTCGGTATATCAGAGATAATGTCAGAAGGAAGTGATGCGTGATTATTAACGATTGTGAACTGCTACCAGAATGACAGAAAGTTTCAGAGCCAAGATAAAGTTAATGAATCCAGTCGGAAGGTGGGTAATTTTGCGATGAGGTGACAATGAGCGACACGATCAAATTCTTTTAAAAAATATTATGACATAGTCAGTTTGCTGTTTGTTATTCATGCTGGAGTGTAATTCTGTTGTAAATTCGAGCAACTGAGTGTCACAAGATATGCCTTTTCTGAATTCATGCTGGTTAAAATAAAAGAAGTCGTTTGATTCTATATGGCAACAGATATGCGATGCTATCA is a window from the Dermacentor variabilis isolate Ectoservices chromosome 3, ASM5094787v1, whole genome shotgun sequence genome containing:
- the LOC142575247 gene encoding uncharacterized protein LOC142575247 isoform X3, whose translation is MGDLQTRTRKLDRGTASGLQLNTPASPGPFPAGLETTRTTHTAHLALSVNKQHGTPDVGPVPMCIMQQRKSITNEQLVSKLRSKHRHRGCDAVMAINEAGSQFRLPGFPRSDALDILNLGLPFLLAPQQANEKLSLKKGDEVLSFGKTNVKQQDIISSEVHASAAENKGSTTSVDPHLYTGHKKNGKPHSYSPQFSRVQEALTTKVCAALPCDTVIVAPVCNLVVELDKLTAEEISAFTSHRRPSPVHNRMAQRSKDVGCCSQVTERPAPVHAARTSGPGQSQKQPLVHSRRLQDTADFKSDATDIEEPALHQQPRQNDSQLSDQDEHSPSLLESMLSGCQKTLPSTLQKSSDVTFKKCISVRFSNIVQKKTADLPTDKHLLPAPTESEKTSQVPCREPSLLGVGNLVEPRLSEARGSGSQDSPGGAERHIIRSVSPDTLPPLKKRRVRFTALQEEALVYGVMKYGQGSWKEIRDDGWFDGRHTTDLHDKYRNLEKYGHLPNVKRRVKDMLNAGVNPLKKLRALYKQQQATSPIAVEPLHGERSSVSQRQEPRRAFLSVRGPERASAAPSSDDNSLEPFQHQTEAREATSSLKTACSSADRPSASGARRSALGRWSSDTESDETQESVPNTFKQKRRRVPFTPLEEEALVAGVLKFGKGNWVRILNEGGFLGRTGTQLSDKYRNLKLYRQLEAVEKAVKTRCARGEDPLEELRKLSATHWKR
- the LOC142575247 gene encoding uncharacterized protein LOC142575247 isoform X1 — translated: MEEDEGRLRTNVRRPVPAEPSTCTGPQQDTTASPKSHLAAAATISAESTVPFITNDLQTRTRKLDRGTASGLQLNTPASPGPFPAGLETTRTTHTAHLALSVNKQHGTPDVGPVPMCIMQQRKSITNEQLVSKLRSKHRHRGCDAVMAINEAGSQFRLPGFPRSDALDILNLGLPFLLAPQQANEKLSLKKGDEVLSFGKTNVKQQDIISSEVHASAAENKGSTTSVDPHLYTGHKKNGKPHSYSPQFSRVQEALTTKVCAALPCDTVIVAPVCNLVVELDKLTAEEISAFTSHRRPSPVHNRMAQRSKDVGCCSQVTERPAPVHAARTSGPGQSQKQPLVHSRRLQDTADFKSDATDIEEPALHQQPRQNDSQLSDQDEHSPSLLESMLSGCQKTLPSTLQKSSDVTFKKCISVRFSNIVQKKTADLPTDKHLLPAPTESEKTSQVPCREPSLLGVGNLVEPRLSEARGSGSQDSPGGAERHIIRSVSPDTLPPLKKRRVRFTALQEEALVYGVMKYGQGSWKEIRDDGWFDGRHTTDLHDKYRNLEKYGHLPNVKRRVKDMLNAGVNPLKKLRALYKQQQATSPIAVEPLHGERSSVSQRQEPRRAFLSVRGPERASAAPSSDDNSLEPFQHQTEAREATSSLKTACSSADRPSASGARRSALGRWSSDTESDETQESVPNTFKQKRRRVPFTPLEEEALVAGVLKFGKGNWVRILNEGGFLGRTGTQLSDKYRNLKLYRQLEAVEKAVKTRCARGEDPLEELRKLSATHWKR
- the LOC142575247 gene encoding uncharacterized protein LOC142575247 isoform X2, which produces MGRLRTNVRRPVPAEPSTCTGPQQDTTASPKSHLAAAATISAESTVPFITNDLQTRTRKLDRGTASGLQLNTPASPGPFPAGLETTRTTHTAHLALSVNKQHGTPDVGPVPMCIMQQRKSITNEQLVSKLRSKHRHRGCDAVMAINEAGSQFRLPGFPRSDALDILNLGLPFLLAPQQANEKLSLKKGDEVLSFGKTNVKQQDIISSEVHASAAENKGSTTSVDPHLYTGHKKNGKPHSYSPQFSRVQEALTTKVCAALPCDTVIVAPVCNLVVELDKLTAEEISAFTSHRRPSPVHNRMAQRSKDVGCCSQVTERPAPVHAARTSGPGQSQKQPLVHSRRLQDTADFKSDATDIEEPALHQQPRQNDSQLSDQDEHSPSLLESMLSGCQKTLPSTLQKSSDVTFKKCISVRFSNIVQKKTADLPTDKHLLPAPTESEKTSQVPCREPSLLGVGNLVEPRLSEARGSGSQDSPGGAERHIIRSVSPDTLPPLKKRRVRFTALQEEALVYGVMKYGQGSWKEIRDDGWFDGRHTTDLHDKYRNLEKYGHLPNVKRRVKDMLNAGVNPLKKLRALYKQQQATSPIAVEPLHGERSSVSQRQEPRRAFLSVRGPERASAAPSSDDNSLEPFQHQTEAREATSSLKTACSSADRPSASGARRSALGRWSSDTESDETQESVPNTFKQKRRRVPFTPLEEEALVAGVLKFGKGNWVRILNEGGFLGRTGTQLSDKYRNLKLYRQLEAVEKAVKTRCARGEDPLEELRKLSATHWKR